Within Mercenaria mercenaria strain notata chromosome 15, MADL_Memer_1, whole genome shotgun sequence, the genomic segment GACGATTATAAACAGTGGCTAAAGCCGTTTAaagcagacagaacgaagtgcatttgtacgtcgtgtgacaaaattCTTGACATATCAACAATGGGAGAGAGTGCTCTAAAAAGTCACAAAAGCGTTAAACATCAGCAAAATAGTCAATCACATCAGTCTAACAATCAAATTACATCATTTTAATAGCCAACCCTGGTATTAAAAAAAACCTGAAGCTGTTGATGAAAATAATAACAATGACTCGTTGGTAATACCAGCTCCTCCTAATCAAGCAAATGTGAAACAGAGCAGTGTCACCACTTATATGACAAAAAATAGTGTTCTCCGAGCTGAaattttgtggactttaaaattGCTAACAACACACCAATCGTATaaatcgtcagaaaattctgacaAACTATTTAGAACAATGTTTCCCGACAGTACAATTGCAAGCCAGTTTAAATGTGGAGAAAGAAAGGCTGCGTACTTGACCGTGTTTGGCTTGGGTGAACATTTTATGTCATTGTTAAAGAATCGTGTCAATGGACCGTATGTGATCATATTTGACGAAAGTCTAAATAAGAAAATGCAGGAGAAGCAGATGGATCTATTTGTTAGATTCTGGGATGATGAACTGAAGAAAATTGAAACAAGATATTATTCATCCCAGTTTCTTGGTAAGATCTTTTAAATCAGAACCTTATTGAATGACTTATgattatgaaacaaaaattctttaaattgaatttaaattttgattaccAGTTTATGTAGTGAAATTATACATGTTAATGATTGTAAgcctataaattatttttaacagaaatagttattaatttaattgtttaaatttcttgAAAGATGTTTGTGGCCTTTATTTTAAGTCTGCATGGGAGAAAAAACAATACAACACAAGATTAATTACATACACTTTGACATACACTGATTAAAAATGAGCTTGTATGTCTCACATACACTGGGATGACACAAGATGAGCTACTTTAGTCACTTTCTGTACACATAGACTTGACCTTCATTTTTTACTGATATTTGTGTCTTCtttaaatgtcttttaaattcttttttatagGTCATGCAACCAGTGATGACATGGTAGAGCACTTCACTAAGGCAATGTCAGATCATAAACTGAACATGGGAAACTTACTTCAGATAGGTATGGATAGACCCAATGTAAATTGGAAGTTTCTAGACattatgaaacagaaaatacGTGCAGATTATGGTTCAGATCTAATTAATATTGGATCTTGTGGAGTACACACAGTTCATAACATTTTCAAAGCAGGCTTCAGTGCTACAGGGTGGAGGATAGGTGACCTCCTTTCCTCACTGTATTACCTGTTTAAAGATTCTTGCACGAAGAGAAGATTATCAAAAGATAACTGGATCAAATATACTCCCTCTGAAATTCGTGCAGCACAGGTG encodes:
- the LOC123559592 gene encoding uncharacterized protein LOC123559592; translated protein: MTKNSVLRAEILWTLKLLTTHQSYKSSENSDKLFRTMFPDSTIASQFKCGERKAAYLTVFGLGEHFMSLLKNRVNGPYVIIFDESLNKKMQEKQMDLFVRFWDDELKKIETRYYSSQFLGHATSDDMVEHFTKAMSDHKLNMGNLLQIGMDRPNVNWKFLDIMKQKIRADYGSDLINIGSCGVHTVHNIFKAGFSATGWRIGDLLSSLYYLFKDSCTKRRLSKDNWIKYTPSEIRAAQVAGKCSSCRKSTIDH